In the Scomber japonicus isolate fScoJap1 chromosome 18, fScoJap1.pri, whole genome shotgun sequence genome, one interval contains:
- the cldnk gene encoding claudin k — protein sequence MATTGMQLLGLIMSIVGWVGGFVVCVIPLWRVTAFIGNNIVTAQIIWEGLWMNCIVQSTGQIQCKVYDSLLALPSDMQAARGLTVFSILICGLALALGILGVKCTKCIGVNSLKARIARISGALFAIAGFLYLVPICWTAHSIIRDFYDPHVAAPHKRELGPALYIGWAASALLLIGGSLLYAGSSPPGMPGSPTFSSGESSPRRAPASQVKGYV from the coding sequence ATGGCAACCACGGGCATGCAGTTGCTGGGCCTAATCATGTCCATTGTGGGCTGGGTGGGTGGGTTTGTAGTTTGTGTCATCCCCCTCTGGCGGGTCACTGCCTTCATCGGTAACAACATAGTGACGGCTCAGATCATTTGGGAGGGCCTGTGGATGAATTGCATTGTGCAAAGCACAGGTCAAATCCAGTGTAAGGTATATGACAGCTTGCTTGCTCTGCCCAGTGACATGCAGGCTGCCCGGGGCCTCACCGTGTTCTCTATCCTGATTTGTGgcctggctctggctctggggATCCTAGGAGTCAAGTGCACTAAGTGCATTGGTGTAAACAGCCTCAAGGCCCGTATTGCTCGTATTTCTGGCGCCCTTTTCGCTATCGCAGGTTTTCTCTACCTTGTGCCCATCTGTTGGACTGCCCACTCCATCATCAGGGATTTCTATGACCCACATGTGGCGGCTCCACACAAGCGTGAACTTGGCCCTGCCCTCTACATCGGCTGGGCTGCATCAGCTTTGCTCCTTATTGGGGGATCGCTGCTCTATGCTGGGTCAAGTCCCCCTGGCATGCCAGGCTCTCCCACCTTTAGCAGTGGAGAGAGCAGTCCTCGCAGGGCACCTGCCTCACAAGTCAAAGGTTATGTCTAA
- the btr02 gene encoding bloodthirsty-related gene family, member 2: MASTISLLPKKHFLCALCRDIFNSPVTIPCGHSYCLSCLSHYWTRHQSKYCPYCKRLFTDRPDLSVNRILADLSENYRKTQPQKPPDDEMVIDIEEMIQERVEKIERLKYSLELQKNSYLREVRESQKVFSALVNAMEKSHKAVVSAIEERQREEEKKVDKLVKELEQEIQELRKETAESDPQIPVNCDQSDNTKEGTMMKDWSKVTIEIDPCLGVTRRALSDMMDKINLEVCRLSKSELKRIEKYTVEVNLSAKTAHPFLFVSDDRKQVRHTDKFQEVPDHPKRFDRVANVLAKESLVSARCYWEVEVGDKIEWNLGVVRQSINRKGKFSVCPANGFWTLSLKVGGQYVANTSPVTLLALEQRPKRVGVFLDYTEGRVSFYCTESGVHIHTFMDTFTDRLHPFFSPGRLHGGKNAAPLTICSSFCSI; encoded by the exons AGCACTTCCTTTGCGCTCTGTGTAGAGACATCTTCAACAGCCCAGTAACGATACcatgtggacacagctactgcttGTCCTGTCTTTCTCACTACTGGACACGACACCAGTCCAAGTATTGCCCCTACTGCAAAAGACTGTTTACTGACCGGCCTGACCTCAGTGTCAACCGCATTCTGGCAGATTTGTCTGAAAACTACAGGAAGACTCAACCACAGAAACCACCTGATGATGAGATG GTTATTGATATTGAGGAAATGATCCAGGAAAGGGTGGAGAAGATAGAGAGGTTGAAATATTCTCTCGAACTCCAAAAG AACTCTTACCTCAGAGAGGTGCGAGAGAGCCAGAAGGTCTTCTCTGCCCTCGTAAATGCTATGGAGAAGAGTCACAAAGCTGTTGTTTCAGCAAttgaggaaagacagagagaagaggagaagaaagtgGACAAACTGGTGAAAGAGCTTGAACAGGAGATCCAGGAGCTTCGGAAGGAGACCGCTGAATCTGATCCTCAGATTCCCGTTAACTGTGATCAAAGTGACAATACAAAAGAAGGTACCATG ATGAAGGATTGGTCTAAGGTTACCATAGAAATTGATCCTTGTCTTGGGGTCACCAGAAGAGCACTGTCAGACATGATGGATAAGATAAATTTAGAAGTCTGCCGGCTCTCCAAATCTG AACTTAAGAGAATAGAGAAATACACAG TGGAAGTCAATCTAAGTGCTAAGACAGCCCACCccttcctctttgtctcagATGACAGAAAACAAGTGAGGCACACAGACAAGTTTCAAGAGGTACCGGATCATCCCAAACGATTCGACCGTGTTGCAAATGTATTAGCCAAAGAAAGCCTCGTCAGTGCTAGGTGctactgggaggtggaggtcGGGGACAAGATTGAATGGAACCTGGGAGTTGTCAGACAATCCATAAACAGAAAAGGGAAGTTCTCTGTCTGCCCTGCAAATGGTTTCTGGACTTTAAGCCTGAAGGTGGGAGGCCAGTACGTTGCCAACACCTCCCCTGTCACACTGTTGGCTCTAGAACAGAGACCCAAGAGGGTGGGTGTCTTTCTGGACTACACAGAAGGTCGTGTATCCTTCTACTGCACAGAATCTGGAGTCCACATTCACACTTTCATGGATACATTCACTGACAGGCTTCATCCATTCTTCAGTCCTGGTCGCCTGCATGGTGGCAAAAATGCTGCTCCCCTAACAATCTGTTCTAGTTTTTGCAGCATCTGA